A single window of Salvia splendens isolate huo1 chromosome 6, SspV2, whole genome shotgun sequence DNA harbors:
- the LOC121807011 gene encoding putative leucine-rich repeat receptor-like serine/threonine-protein kinase At2g24130 encodes MFYKIITFTISLLQWFVPLLGRGHHPQARYSIHTDRAALLAFKNGLSSDPYSSLANWNELNDVCNFTRVKCGKLHHRVVDLNLNGNALSGLLLSVLANLTQLRSLSLSNNHFFGTIPQELSSLRHLQELELGSNSLHGLIPRSLSSLSQLTLIALDHNNLSGEIPSSFFSNCTKLKLVDFSSNQLTGTIPGEIGSCPDLLAVNLYNNQLHGEIPASLGNATCLYNLDVECNYLSGELPSEMLAKLHKMLYLHLSNNYMISHSNNSDLDPFFTSLANCTELAELQLASNGLGGTLPHSIGGLSTYLGELQLQENHIFGSIPPQIGYLQSLTILNLTSNLFTGTVSKEIGKLKHLEQLSLSFNFFTTILTPFENLSSLGLVDLSHNNLSGQIPEELGNLAGLCFLFLNNNLLSGEIPPSLGSCTALQALDLSYNQLTGDVPPELSGFHEMRRFMNLSHNQLKGAMELSKLSAVEEIDLSSNYFSGNNIFNMISSCLELKVLNLSNNSLQGRLPESLGDLKSLVAFDVSRNKLSGKIPASLNKITTLTLLNLAFNNFDGSIPTGGGFDSMTYLSFIGNQRLCGRIPGVPVCRRGRRHFFHSLVFVIIFCIVMFISGICTIVCCLMGCRRSRATTVTKQELDLTHNYPRITYKELLDVTDGFNEQRLVGSGSYGRVYRGLLSDGTQIAVKVLQLQTGNSTKSFARECQVLKRIRHRNLIRIITACSLPDFKALVLPYMVNGSLDSHLYMPDSSDLSLLQRVNICSDIAQGMAYLHHHSPVKVIHCDLKPSNVLLNDDMTALVSDFGIARLVAVGSGNGAGVIENMGDSTANMLSGSIGYIAPEYGCGSSTSTKGDVYSFGVVVLEMVTRKRPTDEMFVGGLSLQSYVRSHFQSEGERVVDTALLRALGEERDEVKRMWEVAIVELMELGLLCTRESPSTRPTMLDCADDLDRLKTYLNGDITATFASSHGISSSTYSFD; translated from the exons ATGTTCTACAAGATCATCACATTCACAATCTCCCTGTTGCAGTGGTTCGTCCCTCTACTCGGCCGGGGGCATCATCCACAGGCTCGTTACTCTATCCATACGGATAGAGCCGCGCTTCTAGCATTCAAGAACGGCCTGTCATCAGACCCCTATTCGAGCCTTGCCAACTGGAACGAGCTCAACGACGTGTGCAACTTCACGCGTGTAAAATGTGGCAAGCTGCATCATCGGGTGGTGGATCTGAACCTCAACGGCAACGCCCTCTCAGGGCTGCTGTTATCCGTGCTTGCTAACCTGACCCAACTCCGAAGCCTGTCCCTTTCCAACAACCATTTCTTTGGCACCATTCCTCAAGAACTCTCATCCCTTCGACACCTTCAAGAACTCGAACTTGGAAGCAACAGTTTGCACGGCCTTATCCCACGCTCATTGTCGTCCCTCTCCCAACTCACCCTCATCGCTCTGGATCACAACAATTTGAGCGGAGAAATCCCATCATCGTTCTTCTCCAACTGCACGAAGCTGAAATTAGTCGATTTCTCAAGTAATCAACTGACAGGGACGATACCAGGTGAGATCGGAAGCTGCCCTGACCTCCTGGCTGTAAACTTATACAACAATCAGCTCCATGGCGAAATCCCGGCCTCTTTAGGGAACGCGACATGCCTCTACAATCTGGATGTCGAGTGCAACTATCTATCCGGTGAGCTTCCCTCGGAGATGCTGGCAAAGCTACACAAGATGTTGTATCTTCATTTGTCAAACAACTACATGATTAGTCACAGCAACAACTCTGATCTTGACCCATTTTTCACCTCGCTGGCAAACTGCACCGAGCTAGCTGAGCTGCAGCTGGCGAGCAACGGGCTTGGTGGGACGCTCCCACACTCCATTGGAGGACTGAGCACATATTTGGGGGAGCTGCAGCTACAAGAAAATCATATATTTGGATCAATCCCTCCTCAAATAGGATACTTGCAAAGCCTAACAATACTGAATTTGACATCCAACCTTTTCACTGGCACTGTTTCTAAAGAAATAGGCAAGCTGAAACATTTGGAACAGCTTTCCCTCTCTTTCAACTTCTTCACCACAATTTTAACCCCATTCGAAAACCTATCGTCTCTCGGTTTGGTGGATCTCTCGCATAACAATCTGTCGGGACAGATCCCTGAAGAACTCGGAAATTTAGCAGGACTATGCTTTCTGTTCCTGAACAATAACCTTCTCTCAGGGGAGATACCTCCGAGCTTAGGGAGCTGCACGGCCCTCCAAGCCCTCGACCTCTCTTACAACCAACTGACAGGGGACGTACCCCCGGAGTTATCAGGATTCCATGAAATGCGTAGGTTTATGAATCTGTCGCACAACCAACTCAAGGGAGCAATGGAACTTAGCAAGCTCTCAGCAGTCGAAGAAATCGACCTGTCATCAAACTACTTCAGTGGCAACAACATCTTTAACATGATATCAAGCTGCTTGGAgctgaaggtgctaaacctgtCGAACAATTCTCTACAAGGGCGTCTCCCGGAATCGCTAGGCGATCTCAAGAGCCTCGTGGCGTTTGATGTCTCTAGAAACAAGCTGTCAGGCAAGATCCCCGCGAGCTTGAACAAGATCACCACTTTGACCTTGTTGAATCTCGCATTCAACAACTTTGATGGAAGTATTCCCACCGGAGGCGGATTTGATTCCATGACGTATCTGTCGTTCATAGGCAACCAGCGTCTCTGTGGGCGAATTCCGGGCGTTCCAGTCTGCAGAAGAGGGCGACGACACTTCTTCCACTCTCTCGTCTTTGTGATCATCTTCTGCATTGTCATGTTTATATCAGGAATATGCACAATAGTCTGCTGTTTGATGGGGTGCCGGAGATCGAGAGCTACTACCGTGACAAAACAAGAACTAGACTTGACACACAATTATCCAAGAATAACATACAAGGAACTGCTAGACGTGACTGATGGATTTAACGAGCAGAGGCTCGTTGGCTCTGGGAGCTATGGCCGTGTCTATCGCGGCCTTCTCTCAGACGGCACACAGATAGCAGTCAAGGTCCTACAGCTACAAACAGGGAACTCAACCAAGAGCTTCGCGCGAGAATGCCAAGTGCTGAAGAGGATCCGCCACAGGAACCTGATACGGATCATTACAGCGTGCAGCCTCCCGGACTTCAAGGCTCTCGTGCTTCCCTACATGGTGAACGGAAGCTTGGATAGCCATCTGTATATGCCGGACTCCTCTGATCTGAGCCTGCTTCAAAGGGTCAACATTTGCAGTGACATTGCACAAGGAATGGCTTATCTGCACCACCACTCCCCGGTTAAGGTCATCCACTGCGACCTCAAGCCAAGCAACGTCCTTCTCAACGACGACATGACTGCTCTAGTCTCCGATTTTGGGATAGCAAGGCTGGTCGCCGTAGGATCAGGAAATGGGGCCGGAGTTATAGAGAATATGGGCGACTCAACTGCCAATATGCTAAGCGGATCCATCGGATACATCGCACCAG AGTATGGATGTGGATCGAGTACCTCAACGAAGGGCGATGTATACAGCTTCGGGGTTGTGGTTCTGGAGATGGTGACGAGGAAGAGGCCAACGGATGAGATGTTCGTTGGAGGGCTAAGCCTGCAGAGCTACGTGAGGAGCCACTTCCAGAGCGAAGGTGAACGCGTGGTGGACACAGCACTGCTGAGGGCGTTGGGGGAGGAAAGAGATGAGGTGAAGAGGATGTGGGAAGTGGCCATTGTAGAGCTGATGGAGCTGGGATTGCTCTGTACGCGGGAGTCCCCCTCCACGCGCCCCACAATGCTCGACTGCGCGGACGATCTGGATCGCCTCAAGACATACCTCAACGGAGACATCACCGCAACATTTGCATCCTCACATGGCATATCATCTTCAACCTACAGCTTTGACTAA
- the LOC121808935 gene encoding protein FAR1-RELATED SEQUENCE 5-like, giving the protein MENIDRLGSTSTNSAVEDRLGSTSTGSTSINDGSIMNDLRNPGGSLFDTDSNSDSEPESNNTAVEVSYLPDCPSQLKPYIGQIFLRLDDATEFDNKYARHVGFDTRKHGSKKKGDHVTWLYVVCSREGQRKMKMQGHELKRRRSSRKCFCKAKIAFKFCKGIGYVVNQFDEIHNHDMVELRHKRFMRLNRNIDLLHQKFILDCASASIGPTLTFKLLNEVLGGLDYVGCTVVEVRNYRHDLRAYTSGADAQMVLNEMSRKKENCPTFTYDFEVNSKDMLTRLFWCDPIAKKNFHLYGKDNHGRPVAFGAGLLSKENADSFTWLFERFVKCMGSEPKLIITDQDLGMKVAVERVLVDTRHRWCMWHIMFKVVEKLPKNLLGNEDLKKELNNCVWSELIEPEEFDEEWNKVMEKYGLKDNEWFSSMFASRKFWVPAFFRDFPMSSLIKTTSISESQNIFFKRYSKSRSNLVEFLMNYNNALDGQRSNNNRLEYLDFNTIPTLKTNSALEKHASTIYSDSGFKLIQSEIEEAVDNVTMVTLSNIGENEIYVVNDKFSKNWTVSYSTSFDSYAFSCKMFGRIGLVCSHIFWVLRNKKMKLIPNELHGGRWLKSKFVKAVHCGFDDDIETFIVVDETKQEYRDMHGDFYDIARLIEGDGDKIRAFRQIMAEGRKKVLGEGNVLSISEKRLMIENFYGSHVPSQIDVHPPDVVKTKGCGRRLSRLEKEMREMSKPGRKYGKCGEVGRHDSRNCDKI; this is encoded by the exons ATGGAGAATATCGATAGATTGGGATCTACTTCAACAAATTCTGCGGTTGAAGACAGATTAGGATCTACATCAACAGGATCTACATCGATCAATGATGGATCGATTATGAATGATCTTAGAAATCCAGGAGGCTCTCTTTTTGATACGGATTCAAATTCAGATTCAGAGCCAGAATCAAATAATACCGCAGTTGAAG TGTCATACTTACCTGATTGTCCATCCCAGCTAAAGCCTTACATTGGACAGATTTTTCTTAGACTTGATGATGCTACTGAGTTCGATAATAAGTATGCACGACATGTTGGGTTTGACACTCGTAAACATGGATCAAAAAAGAAGGGGGATCATGTCACATGGTTGTATGTTGTGTGCAGTAGAGAAGGTCAGAGGAAAATGAAAATGCAAGGGCATGAGTTAAAACGTAGACGTTCTTCTAGGAAGTGTTTTTGCAAGGCTAAAATTGCTTTTAAgttttgtaaaggaattggtTATGTTGTCAATCAATTTGATGAAATACATAATCATGATATGGTGGAGTTACGCCATAAGCGATTCATGAGGCTGAATCGCAACATTGACCTATTGCATCAGAAATTTATACTAGATTGTGCAAGTGCAAGCATAGGCCCTACACTGACTTTTAAGCTGCTGAATGAGGTTCTTGGTGGGCTGGATTATGTTGGTTGCACGGTTGTAGAAGTTAGAAACTATAGGCACGACTTGAGAGCATATACTAGTGGGGCAGATGCACAAATGGTACTTAATGAGATGAGCCGGAAGAAAGAGAATTGTCCAACATTCACCTATGATTTTGAGGTGAACTCTAAGGATATGCTCACTCGTCTTTTCTGGTGTGACCCCATTGCTAAGAAGAATTTCCATCTCTACG GAAAAGACAACCATGGGAGACCTGTAGCATTTGGTGCAGGCTTATTATCTAAAGAAAATGCTGATTCCTTCACATGGTTGTTTGAACGTTTTGTCAAATGTATGGGTTCTGAACCAAAATTGATCATTACTGATCAGGATTTGGGAATGAAGGTTGCTGTGGAAAGAGTCCTTGTTGATACAAGACATCGATGGTGCATGTGGCACATCATGTTCAAGGTTGTGGAAAAGTTACCAAAGAATCTACTTGGCAATGAAGACTTGAAAAAGGAGTTAAACAATTGTGTGTGGTCTGAGTTGATAGAGCCTGAAGAATTTGATGAAGAATGGAATAAAGTAATGGAAAAATATGGGCTTAAGGACAATGAGTGGTTTTCCTCGATGTTTGCCTCACGAAAATTTTGG GTGCCTGCATTCTTTAGGGATTTTCCAATGAGTTCACTAATAAAGACCACATCAATATCTGAATCTCAGAACATATTCTTCAAGAGGTACTCCAAGTCTCGTTCGAATCTTGTTGAATTTCTTATGAATTACAACAATGCATTGGATGGCCAAAGGAGCAACAACAATAGGCTAGAATACTTGGATTTTAACACAATTCCAACTTTGAAAACAAATTCAGCCCTCGAGAAGCATGCTTCGACAATATATAGTGATAGTGGTTTCAAACTAATTCAAAGTGAGATTGAGGAAGCAGTTGATAATGTCACTATGGTGACATTGTCAAACATTGGTGAGAATGAGATTTATGTAGTCAACGACAAGTTCTCGAAGAACTGGACTGTGTCATACTCcacatcttttgattcatatgcATTTAGTTGTAAGATGTTTGGGAGGATTGGGCTTGTATGCAGTCACATTTTTTGggtcttgagaaacaaaaaaatgaaattaatcccTAATGAGTTACATGGAGGACGCTGGTTGAAGTCTAAATTTGTCAAGGCTGTGCATTGTGGGTTTGATGATGATATTGAAACATTTATTGTTGTGGATGAGACGAAGCAGGAGTATAGGGATATGCATGGAGATTTTTATGATATTGCACGGCTTATTGAAGGAGATGGTGATAAAATTCGAGCATTTAGACAAATTATGGCTGAAGGAAGAAAAAAAGTACTTGGTGAGGGAAATGTGTTGTCAATTAGTGAAAAGAGATTAATGATTGAGAATTTTTATGGATCACATGTCCCTAGTCAAATAGATGTTCATCCGCCAGATGTCGTCAAAACCAAAGGTTGTGGTCGACGTCTTTCTCGGCTTGAGAAGGAAATGAGAGAGATGTCCAAGCCTGGTCGGAAATATGGAAAATGCGGCGAGGTTGGTCGgcatgattcaagaaattgtgACAAGATATAG
- the LOC121806959 gene encoding uncharacterized protein LOC121806959 isoform X3, translating into MADVTRSANFSVDVVLRGNLEVNLVAEDFNTPCVVQHGTNVRWHTDNGPKDDGVKSVIDAYKEIDMDDDDFMDSGPVGKPVGTEVVVYNANKIKTLKGRMEVRTRTEKTVSHALRSPFADRPVKITNKLSKDEKESYYWILVTHERDGLVLVYDDDVVKVTKMEMCSLIPRQLIVVGVIDARASYLNNMEEFRSSYSARRLFFTTYPCLYTIVTKPQSMDVNTIIANFCNNLNRELKEIPYFKWEDVNTVLFPICANQHYYAVCFCFKRNAIAVIDNSANGDDNDLTINYGHIPETLRSYFCHFLIKNGLHAYCKIVSNSKMQRLKMPWRTVDNVEDCGVFLMRHMETYKGEREGCWNCGLKKYCSALMLAENSHESFNNKIVTATYYEEESKHIEIDVEKMIAPYLKKK; encoded by the exons ATGGCAGACGTTACTCGATCAGCAAACTTCAGTGTTGATGTTGTACTTAGGGGAAACTTAGAAGTTAATTTAGTTGCAGAG GATTTTAATACGCCGTGTGTAGTTCAACATGGAACAAATGTGAGATGGCATACAGATAATGGGCCAAAGGATGATGGAGTAAAG TCAGTCATTGATGCTTACAAGGAAATAGACATGGATGATGATGATTTCATGGATAGTGGTCCAGTTGGTAAGCCGGTAGGGACTGAGGTCGTTGTTTACAATGCTAACAAG ATCAAAACTTTGAAGGGTCGAATGGAGGTACGTACTAGAACAGAGAAAACTGTTTCTCATGCATTGCGATCTCCATTCGCTGACAGACCGGTTAAGATTACAAACAAGCTCAGTAAAGATGAGAAGGAATCATATTACTGGATTCTTGTAACACATGAAAGAGACGG ATTAGTACTTGTTTATGACGACGATGTTGTGAAAGTTACAAAGATGGAAATGTGTTCTTTGATACCTCGGCAATTGATTGTGGTTGGCGTTATAGATGCACGGGCTTCCTACCTCAACAACATGGAGGAATTTCGATCATCGTACTCAGCAAGACGGCTATTTTTCACCACGTACCCATGT TTGTACACCATTGTGACAAAGCCTCAATCCATGGATGTCAACACAATTATTGCAAACTTCTGTAACAACTTGAACAGAGAGTTGAAGGAAATACCATATTTCAAATGGGAAGATGTAAACACG GTGTTGTTCCCCATATGTGCAAATCAGCATTATTATGCTGTTTGTTTTTGCTTCAAGAGAAATGCTATTGCTGTAATAGacaattctgcaaacggggatGACAATGACCTAACAATAAATTATGGTCACATTCCAGAAACATTG AGATCATACTTTTGTCACTTCCTCATCAAGAATGGTCTCCACGCATATTGTAAGATAGTGTCCAACTCCAAAATGCAGAGATTGAAAATGCCATGGAGGACAGTTGATAACGTTGAAGATTGTGGAGTATTTCTAATGCGGCATATGGAAACGTACAAGGGTGAGCGAGAAGGTTGCTGGAATTGTGGCTTGAAGAAATATTGTTCGGCGCTGATGTTAGCCGAAAATAGCCATGAAAGCTTCAACAACAAAATTGTTACAGCAACGTATTACGAAGAGGAAAGCAAACACATTGAAATTGATGTTGAGAAAATGATTGCGCCATATTTAAAGAAGAAATGA
- the LOC121806959 gene encoding uncharacterized protein LOC121806959 isoform X1 → MADVTRSANFSVDVVLRGNLEVNLVAEDFNTPCVVQHGTNVRWHTDNGPKDDGVKNTNVVAEIQSVIDAYKEIDMDDDDFMDSGPVGKPVGTEVVVYNANKIKTLKGRMEVRTRTEKTVSHALRSPFADRPVKITNKLSKDEKESYYWILVTHERDGLVLVYDDDVVKVTKMEMCSLIPRQLIVVGVIDARASYLNNMEEFRSSYSARRLFFTTYPCLYTIVTKPQSMDVNTIIANFCNNLNRELKEIPYFKWEDVNTVLFPICANQHYYAVCFCFKRNAIAVIDNSANGDDNDLTINYGHIPETLRSYFCHFLIKNGLHAYCKIVSNSKMQRLKMPWRTVDNVEDCGVFLMRHMETYKGEREGCWNCGLKKYCSALMLAENSHESFNNKIVTATYYEEESKHIEIDVEKMIAPYLKKK, encoded by the exons ATGGCAGACGTTACTCGATCAGCAAACTTCAGTGTTGATGTTGTACTTAGGGGAAACTTAGAAGTTAATTTAGTTGCAGAG GATTTTAATACGCCGTGTGTAGTTCAACATGGAACAAATGTGAGATGGCATACAGATAATGGGCCAAAGGATGATGGAGTAAAG AATACTAATGTGGTTGCTGAAATACAGTCAGTCATTGATGCTTACAAGGAAATAGACATGGATGATGATGATTTCATGGATAGTGGTCCAGTTGGTAAGCCGGTAGGGACTGAGGTCGTTGTTTACAATGCTAACAAG ATCAAAACTTTGAAGGGTCGAATGGAGGTACGTACTAGAACAGAGAAAACTGTTTCTCATGCATTGCGATCTCCATTCGCTGACAGACCGGTTAAGATTACAAACAAGCTCAGTAAAGATGAGAAGGAATCATATTACTGGATTCTTGTAACACATGAAAGAGACGG ATTAGTACTTGTTTATGACGACGATGTTGTGAAAGTTACAAAGATGGAAATGTGTTCTTTGATACCTCGGCAATTGATTGTGGTTGGCGTTATAGATGCACGGGCTTCCTACCTCAACAACATGGAGGAATTTCGATCATCGTACTCAGCAAGACGGCTATTTTTCACCACGTACCCATGT TTGTACACCATTGTGACAAAGCCTCAATCCATGGATGTCAACACAATTATTGCAAACTTCTGTAACAACTTGAACAGAGAGTTGAAGGAAATACCATATTTCAAATGGGAAGATGTAAACACG GTGTTGTTCCCCATATGTGCAAATCAGCATTATTATGCTGTTTGTTTTTGCTTCAAGAGAAATGCTATTGCTGTAATAGacaattctgcaaacggggatGACAATGACCTAACAATAAATTATGGTCACATTCCAGAAACATTG AGATCATACTTTTGTCACTTCCTCATCAAGAATGGTCTCCACGCATATTGTAAGATAGTGTCCAACTCCAAAATGCAGAGATTGAAAATGCCATGGAGGACAGTTGATAACGTTGAAGATTGTGGAGTATTTCTAATGCGGCATATGGAAACGTACAAGGGTGAGCGAGAAGGTTGCTGGAATTGTGGCTTGAAGAAATATTGTTCGGCGCTGATGTTAGCCGAAAATAGCCATGAAAGCTTCAACAACAAAATTGTTACAGCAACGTATTACGAAGAGGAAAGCAAACACATTGAAATTGATGTTGAGAAAATGATTGCGCCATATTTAAAGAAGAAATGA
- the LOC121806959 gene encoding uncharacterized protein LOC121806959 isoform X2, translated as MADVTRSANFSVDVVLRGNLEVNLVAEDFNTPCVVQHGTNVRWHTDNGPKDDGVKNTNVVAEIQSVIDAYKEIDMDDDDFMDSGPVGKPVGTEVVVYNANKGRMEVRTRTEKTVSHALRSPFADRPVKITNKLSKDEKESYYWILVTHERDGLVLVYDDDVVKVTKMEMCSLIPRQLIVVGVIDARASYLNNMEEFRSSYSARRLFFTTYPCLYTIVTKPQSMDVNTIIANFCNNLNRELKEIPYFKWEDVNTVLFPICANQHYYAVCFCFKRNAIAVIDNSANGDDNDLTINYGHIPETLRSYFCHFLIKNGLHAYCKIVSNSKMQRLKMPWRTVDNVEDCGVFLMRHMETYKGEREGCWNCGLKKYCSALMLAENSHESFNNKIVTATYYEEESKHIEIDVEKMIAPYLKKK; from the exons ATGGCAGACGTTACTCGATCAGCAAACTTCAGTGTTGATGTTGTACTTAGGGGAAACTTAGAAGTTAATTTAGTTGCAGAG GATTTTAATACGCCGTGTGTAGTTCAACATGGAACAAATGTGAGATGGCATACAGATAATGGGCCAAAGGATGATGGAGTAAAG AATACTAATGTGGTTGCTGAAATACAGTCAGTCATTGATGCTTACAAGGAAATAGACATGGATGATGATGATTTCATGGATAGTGGTCCAGTTGGTAAGCCGGTAGGGACTGAGGTCGTTGTTTACAATGCTAACAAG GGTCGAATGGAGGTACGTACTAGAACAGAGAAAACTGTTTCTCATGCATTGCGATCTCCATTCGCTGACAGACCGGTTAAGATTACAAACAAGCTCAGTAAAGATGAGAAGGAATCATATTACTGGATTCTTGTAACACATGAAAGAGACGG ATTAGTACTTGTTTATGACGACGATGTTGTGAAAGTTACAAAGATGGAAATGTGTTCTTTGATACCTCGGCAATTGATTGTGGTTGGCGTTATAGATGCACGGGCTTCCTACCTCAACAACATGGAGGAATTTCGATCATCGTACTCAGCAAGACGGCTATTTTTCACCACGTACCCATGT TTGTACACCATTGTGACAAAGCCTCAATCCATGGATGTCAACACAATTATTGCAAACTTCTGTAACAACTTGAACAGAGAGTTGAAGGAAATACCATATTTCAAATGGGAAGATGTAAACACG GTGTTGTTCCCCATATGTGCAAATCAGCATTATTATGCTGTTTGTTTTTGCTTCAAGAGAAATGCTATTGCTGTAATAGacaattctgcaaacggggatGACAATGACCTAACAATAAATTATGGTCACATTCCAGAAACATTG AGATCATACTTTTGTCACTTCCTCATCAAGAATGGTCTCCACGCATATTGTAAGATAGTGTCCAACTCCAAAATGCAGAGATTGAAAATGCCATGGAGGACAGTTGATAACGTTGAAGATTGTGGAGTATTTCTAATGCGGCATATGGAAACGTACAAGGGTGAGCGAGAAGGTTGCTGGAATTGTGGCTTGAAGAAATATTGTTCGGCGCTGATGTTAGCCGAAAATAGCCATGAAAGCTTCAACAACAAAATTGTTACAGCAACGTATTACGAAGAGGAAAGCAAACACATTGAAATTGATGTTGAGAAAATGATTGCGCCATATTTAAAGAAGAAATGA